A genomic stretch from Octopus bimaculoides isolate UCB-OBI-ISO-001 chromosome 29, ASM119413v2, whole genome shotgun sequence includes:
- the LOC106879416 gene encoding uncharacterized protein LOC106879416, which yields MSCSEGVLLGYGNPLLDITIQGSSEFLDKYDLKADAAILAEEKHMPMYDEMLSFKDVEFTPGGATLNAIRVAQWLLEKPHATSYLGCISKDKFGDILEKKTKEAKVNVSFQYTDEAPTGTCGVVVSGSFRSLCANLAAANCFKESHLDKEENWELVEKAKYFYIAGFPLTVCPSAMLRIAKHASANNKTFCSNLAATFICQFFKDPLSQVLPHIDYLFGNEEEALEFGKMCEFDTEDVEEIACKASLLPKDNAAHPRVVVFTRGAKSTVVAKEGKVEKYEVIPINFEEIVDTNAAGDAFVGGFLSQLVLDKPIAECVRCAHYVANLIIHRSGCSLPPKHNFK from the exons ATGTCGTGCAG tGAAGGTGTGTTACTTGGTTATGGAAATCCTCTGCTGGACATCACCATTCAAGGGAGCTCAGAATTCCTTGATAA ATATGACTTGAAAGCTGATGCTGCTATCCTAGCTGAAGAAAAACACATGCCTAT gtACGATGAAATGttatcatttaaagatgttgaatTCACTCCTGGTGGGGCAACATTGAACGCAATACGTGTAGCACAA TGGCTCCTGGAAAAACCTCATGCTACCTCATATCTTGGCTGCATCAGCAAAGACAAGTTTGGTGATATCTTAGAGAAGAAAACCAAAGAGGCAAAGGTAAACGTCAGTTTCCAGTATACAGACGAAGCCCCAACTGGAACCTGCGGTGTTGTGGTCTCTGGAAGCTTCAG GTCCCTGTGTGCTAACTTAGCTGCTGCCAATTGTTTCAAGGAGTCTCACCTTGACAAGGAAGAAAACTGGGAGTTGGTTGAGAaagctaaatatttttatattgca GGTTTCCCCCTCACCGTGTGTCCCTCTGCTATGCTACGTATTGCTAAACATGCCAGTGCAAACAACAAGACGTTCTGCTCCAATCTTGCCGCAACCTTCATTTGCCAGTTCTTCAAAGACCCACTCTCGCAGGTGCTGCCACATATCGACTACTTATTTGGTAATGAAGAG GAAGCCTTGGAATTTGGTAAAATGTGTGAATTTGAT ACTGAAGATGTTGAAGAAATTGCCTGCAAAGCCTCACTTCTACCCAAAGATAATGCTGCCCATCCAAGAGTTGTGGTTTTCACACGAGGTGCTAAGTCAACAGTTGTTGCCAAAG AGGGGAAGGTGGAGAAATATGAAGTAATTCCAATCAATTTCGAGGAGATTGTTGACACCAATGCTGCTGGAGATGCTTTTGTTGGAG GTTTCCTGTCACAGCTGGTGCTGGACAAGCCCATAGCCGAGTGTGTCCGATGTGCCCACTACGTTGCCAACCTCATCATCCACAGATCTGGATGCTCCCTGCCACCGAAACACAACTTCAAATGA